The Chryseobacterium sp. JV274 sequence AGCTACTATATTTTTGAATACATTTGTACAAAATAAAAATTAAAAAATGAACACACCATCAGAATTAAAGTACACCAAAGATCACGAATGGATCAAGATTGAAGGTAACGTTGCTACAATCGGTATTACAGACTTCGCTCAGGGAGAACTTGGAGACATCGTATATGTAGACATAGATACTGTAGATGATGACCTTAATGGAGGAGATGTTTTCGGAAGTGTAGAAGCGGTAAAAACTGTTTCAGATCTATTCTTACCTATCGCTGGAAAGGTTATTGAGTTCAATTCAGAATTGGAATCTCAGCCTGAACTGTTGAATACAGATCCTTATGGAGACGGATGGATTATCAAATTGGAAATTGCTGATGGGGCAGATCAGTCTGAGTTACTTTCTGCAGATGATTACAAAGCTATCATTGGATA is a genomic window containing:
- the gcvH gene encoding glycine cleavage system protein GcvH, which produces MNTPSELKYTKDHEWIKIEGNVATIGITDFAQGELGDIVYVDIDTVDDDLNGGDVFGSVEAVKTVSDLFLPIAGKVIEFNSELESQPELLNTDPYGDGWIIKLEIADGADQSELLSADDYKAIIG